One window from the genome of Schistocerca piceifrons isolate TAMUIC-IGC-003096 chromosome 1, iqSchPice1.1, whole genome shotgun sequence encodes:
- the LOC124795685 gene encoding S-adenosylmethionine sensor upstream of mTORC1, with protein sequence MASPEHQELALFIKSVHHSLRRQCRKLGHEQAWKYHCNQKNILKKYASVMHTLATKFWDQSNDPLVNGSSNRIQWVVTVCMNYFLNGGRVEEFIKEVKKQSYYTENTSKSSLICKSSPEKSMEKLKLLDVGSCYNPFSQFSVFQVVPIDLAPATPDVWQCDFLNAKISDYGHKSLTVQQILTQGEIPAIFFDVVVFSLFLEYIPCPQERYKCCQKAYTALRPEGLLFIITPDSRHATANAPIMKHWRIVLGKMGFHRIYYEKLTHLHCMAYRKSIDHNIPLKWAQKVAVKLPDSLPVEDNVLYIPQDNNSYESEESDNSDETLPQLERNDQDNALMAEMFSELPSYET encoded by the coding sequence ATGGCATCACCAGAACATCAGGAACTGGCTCTTTTTATTAAATCAGTACATCATTCTCTCAGAAGGCAATGCAGAAAATTAGGTCATGAACAAGCATGGAAGTACCACTGTAAtcagaagaatattttaaaaaaatatgcatcAGTTATGCATACACTAGCTACCAAATTTTGGGATCAGTCAAATGACCCACTTGTGAATGGTTCCAGCAACAGGATCCAATGGGTTGTTACGGTGTGCATGAACTATTTTCTGAATGGTGGCAGGGTGGAAGAATTTATCAAAGAGGTTAAAAAACAAAGTTATTATACAGaaaatacatcaaaatcatcattAATATGCAAAAGCTCACCTGAAAAAAGCATGGAGAAACTGAAGTTATTGGATGTAGGAAGCTGCTATAACCCATTTAGTCAGTTCTCAGTGTTTCAAGTTGTCCCTATTGATCTGGCACCGGCCACCCCTGATGTATGGCAATGTGACTTCTTGAATGCAAAGATTTCTGATTACGGTCACAAATCTCTAACAGTTCAACAAATCTTAACTCAAGGAGAAATACCAGCAATTTTTTTTGATGTTGTAGTTTTCTCCTTATTCTTAGAATACATACCTTGTCCACAAGAGAGATATAAATGTTGTCAGAAAGCATACACAGCACTTCGACCTGAAGGCCTGCTCTTTATTATTACGCCAGATTCAAGGCATGCAACAGCAAATGCACCTATAATGAAACATTGGAGAATTGTTTTGGGCAAAATGGGGTTTCATAGAATATATTATGAAAAACTGACCCATTTGCACTGTATGGCCTATAGAAAAAGCATTGATCACAATATTCCACTAAAGTGGGCTCAGAAAGTTGCAGTGAAACTGCCAGATTCTCTTCCTGTTGAAGATAATGTCTTGTATATTCCTCAAGACAATAACTCTTATGAATCTGAAGAAAGTGATAATTCTGATGAGACTCTTCCTCAGTTAGAGAGAAATGACCAAGACAATGCACTAATGGCAGAAATGTTTTCAGAATTGCCAAGTTATGAAACTTAG